The following are encoded in a window of Pan troglodytes isolate AG18354 chromosome 4, NHGRI_mPanTro3-v2.0_pri, whole genome shotgun sequence genomic DNA:
- the LOC455557 gene encoding alpha/beta hydrolase domain-containing protein 17A, whose translation MNGLSLSELCCLFCCPPCPGRIAAKLAFLPPEATYSLVPEPEPGPGGARAAPLGTLRASSGAPGRWKLHLTERANFQYSQRELDTIEVFPTKSARGNRVSCMYVRCVPGARYTVLFSHGNAVDLGQMSSFYIGLGSRLHCNIFSYDYSGYGASSGRPSERNLYADIDAAWQALCTRYGISPDSIILYRQSIGTVPTMDLASRYECAAVVLHSPLTSGMRVAFPDTKKTYCFNAFPNIEKVSKITSPVLIIHGTEDEVIDFSHGLALYERCPKAVEPLWVEGAGHNDIELYSQYLERLRRFISQELPSQRA comes from the exons ATGAACGGGCTGTCGCTGAGTGAGCTCTGCTGCCTCTTCTGCTGCCCGCCCTGCCCCGGCCGCATTGCTGCCAAGCTCGCCTTCCTGCCGCCGGAGGCCACCTACTCCCTGGTGCCTGAGCCCGAGCCGGGGCCTGGTGGGGCCAGGGCCGCCCCCTTGGGGACCCTGCGGGCCTCCTCGGGTGCACCCGGGCGCTGGAAGCTGCACCTGACGGAGCGTGCCAACTTCCAGTACAGCCAGCGCGAGCTGGACACCATCGAGGTCTTCCCCACCAAGAGCGCCCGCGGCAACCGCGTCTCCTGCATGTATGTTCGCTGCGTGCCTGGTGCCAGGTACACGGTCCTCTTCTCGCACGGCAATGCCGTGGACCTGGGCCAGATGAGCAGCTTCTACATTGGCCTGGGCTCCCGCCTCCACTGCAACATCTTCTCCTACGACTACTCCGGCTACGGTGCCAGCTCGGGCAGGCCTTCCGAGAGGAACCTCTATGCCGACATCGACGCCGCCTGGCAGGCCCTGTGCACCAG GTACGGCATCAGCCCGGACAGCATCATCCTGTACAGGCAGAGCATCGGCACGGTGCCCACCATGGACCTGGCCTCGCGCTACGAGTGTGCCGCGGTGGTGCTGCACTCGCCGCTCACCTCGGGCATGCGCGTCGCCTTCCCCGACACCAAGAAGACCTACTGCTTCAACGCCTTCCCTAA CATCGAGAAGGTGTCCAAGATCACGTCGCCCGTGCTCATCATCCATGGCACGGAGGACGAGGTGATCGACTTCTCGCACGGGCTGGCGCTCTACGAGCGCTGCCCCAAGGCGGTGGAGCCGCTGTGGGTGGAGGGCGCCGGGCACAACGACATCGAGCTCTACAGCCAGTACTTGGAGCGCCTGCGTCGCTTCATCTCCCAGGAGCTGCCCAGCCAGCGCGCCTAG